In Gemmata obscuriglobus, a single genomic region encodes these proteins:
- the pstA gene encoding phosphate ABC transporter permease PstA, translating to MSTTAPAPRRSARSSLGDRTFLGLGQAAGVFVLSVAAALLAVLAYQAWPALSKLGELKVLTSADWNPDGGAYGGLLFVYGTVATSVIAMLVAVPLGVGAAACLSELAPARVRQISSFLLELLAAIPSVIFGFWALEFLARRGLAPAFDLLGLRHQSGEGILAAGLVLAVMILPYVTALSFDVCQAVPRSQREGSLALGATRWHTIWKVVLPYARPGIIAACFLALGRAVGETMAVTMVIGNAQHLDFSATATGDTIPSIIAKQLHETTPGTPKRPTLILLGLLLLVITIVMNAAARLLVRWASKPHLVRTREVELSDAPPPDPAAAAAQVTRARTRAALTDRVMTAVLWGCQVLTVVPLFLILGYITYKGADKVTAAFFTNLPHERPPGLYHALVGSVTLVGLASVFAVPIGLMTGVLLSEYRKSPLVAPVRFVAELLGGVPSIVIGVFVYALLVSPFWLAPGQKPWGFSAWAGAFALGVMMLPVVIRSAEEAMRLVPNSLREASFALGASRRQTVLKVVIPAALPAITTGVLLAVGRIAGETAPLILTARGSQYLAKSLSDATPSLPYYVYEFAKRPDEASKNLAWAGAFVLVLVVLMLNVGTRLVAGKRVVAAARAD from the coding sequence ATGAGCACCACCGCTCCCGCCCCGCGCCGTTCGGCCCGCTCGTCGCTGGGGGACCGCACCTTCCTCGGCCTGGGACAGGCCGCAGGCGTGTTCGTTCTGTCCGTCGCCGCCGCGCTGCTCGCGGTGCTGGCCTATCAGGCATGGCCGGCCCTCTCGAAGCTCGGCGAACTGAAGGTGCTGACCAGCGCGGACTGGAACCCCGACGGCGGGGCGTACGGCGGGCTGCTCTTCGTTTACGGCACGGTCGCCACGTCGGTGATCGCGATGCTCGTCGCGGTCCCGCTCGGGGTCGGGGCGGCGGCGTGCCTGTCGGAACTCGCGCCGGCGCGGGTCCGGCAAATATCTTCGTTTCTGCTGGAACTGCTCGCGGCGATCCCGAGCGTCATCTTCGGCTTCTGGGCGCTCGAGTTTCTGGCCCGGCGCGGGCTGGCCCCGGCCTTCGACCTACTGGGGCTCCGCCACCAATCCGGCGAGGGAATTCTCGCCGCCGGGCTCGTGCTGGCAGTCATGATTCTGCCTTACGTCACGGCGCTCAGCTTTGACGTGTGCCAGGCGGTGCCCCGGTCCCAGCGCGAGGGGTCTCTGGCGCTGGGGGCCACGCGCTGGCACACCATTTGGAAGGTGGTGCTGCCTTACGCGCGGCCAGGAATCATCGCCGCGTGCTTCCTGGCGCTCGGCCGCGCCGTCGGCGAAACGATGGCGGTGACGATGGTGATCGGCAACGCCCAGCACCTCGATTTCTCGGCCACGGCGACCGGCGACACGATCCCGAGCATTATCGCCAAGCAGCTCCACGAAACCACCCCCGGCACCCCAAAACGTCCGACGCTCATCCTCTTGGGTCTGCTGCTGCTCGTCATCACCATCGTGATGAACGCCGCCGCCCGCCTGCTGGTGCGCTGGGCGTCCAAGCCGCACCTCGTGCGCACGCGCGAGGTCGAACTCAGCGACGCCCCGCCCCCCGACCCTGCGGCGGCCGCCGCGCAGGTGACCCGCGCGAGGACGCGCGCCGCCCTCACGGACCGGGTCATGACCGCGGTGCTGTGGGGCTGTCAGGTGCTGACGGTGGTCCCGCTGTTCCTGATCCTCGGGTACATCACGTACAAGGGGGCCGACAAGGTCACCGCGGCGTTCTTCACGAACCTGCCCCATGAGCGGCCGCCGGGACTGTATCACGCGCTCGTCGGAAGTGTGACGCTGGTCGGGCTAGCGTCCGTGTTCGCGGTTCCGATCGGGCTGATGACCGGGGTGCTGCTGAGCGAGTACCGCAAGAGCCCGCTGGTCGCCCCGGTGCGGTTCGTGGCCGAACTGCTGGGCGGGGTGCCGTCGATCGTGATCGGGGTGTTTGTGTACGCGCTGCTGGTGTCGCCGTTCTGGCTGGCGCCCGGTCAGAAGCCGTGGGGGTTCTCGGCGTGGGCGGGGGCGTTCGCGCTCGGGGTGATGATGCTGCCCGTGGTGATCCGCTCCGCGGAGGAGGCGATGCGCCTCGTCCCCAACAGCCTGCGGGAGGCGAGCTTCGCGCTGGGCGCCAGCCGGCGCCAGACCGTACTCAAGGTCGTTATCCCCGCCGCCCTTCCCGCGATCACCACGGGCGTACTGCTGGCCGTGGGCCGGATCGCCGGGGAAACCGCTCCCCTGATCCTGACCGCGCGCGGGTCACAGTACCTGGCCAAATCGCTTTCGGACGCGACCCCGTCGCTACCGTACTACGTGTACGAGTTCGCAAAGCGTCCCGACGAAGCCAGCAAGAACCTCGCCTGGGCCGGGGCGTTCGTTCTGGTGTTGGTGGTGCTGATGCTCAACGTCGGCACGCGCCTTGTAGCCGGGAAGCGCGTCGTCGCCGCCGCTCGGGCGGATTGA
- a CDS encoding UDP-3-O-acyl-N-acetylglucosamine deacetylase codes for MTVPNRNAALTRFGTVTPGKADIVRVIGYRHQRTINAPATVEGVGFITGSRVRLRFLPAATDTGVAFRRTDLPGSPTVLARAAGVSGTQRRTTLGQHNTTITLVEHALASLAGLRVDNCLVELDGPEPPGLDGSAAGFVSALAEAGTVTQYARRPIYGPTHPIIVRTPGATLGLHPAPGTELRISYRLDYGPGAPILPQTHTLAVTPDSFVGEISRCRTFLTEAEAGGLRAQGVGKHLTGADLLVFGPRGPIDNTVRYADEPARHKILDLIGDLALCGFDLAGHVVAYRSGHSLNVELARALACAAAGPEARKPSGRIVGKPAHRAA; via the coding sequence GTGACCGTCCCGAACCGCAACGCGGCTCTCACCCGATTCGGAACGGTTACGCCAGGGAAGGCGGACATCGTGCGCGTCATCGGCTATCGCCACCAACGAACTATCAACGCGCCGGCGACCGTCGAGGGCGTCGGGTTCATCACCGGCTCGCGCGTGCGGTTGCGGTTCCTGCCGGCCGCGACGGACACCGGGGTCGCGTTCCGTCGCACCGACCTGCCCGGCTCGCCGACCGTCCTCGCCCGCGCCGCCGGCGTGAGCGGCACCCAGCGCCGGACCACCCTCGGCCAACATAACACCACGATCACGCTCGTCGAGCACGCGCTGGCCTCGCTCGCCGGGCTTCGCGTCGACAACTGCTTGGTCGAACTCGACGGCCCCGAGCCGCCGGGACTGGACGGCTCCGCCGCGGGGTTCGTGTCGGCGCTCGCGGAGGCCGGCACGGTCACGCAGTACGCCCGCCGGCCGATCTACGGCCCGACCCACCCGATCATTGTGCGCACCCCGGGCGCGACGCTCGGGTTGCACCCCGCGCCGGGCACCGAGCTGCGGATCAGCTACCGGCTGGACTACGGCCCGGGCGCGCCGATTCTGCCGCAGACGCACACGCTCGCGGTCACGCCGGACAGCTTCGTCGGCGAGATCAGCCGCTGCCGCACGTTCCTCACCGAGGCCGAGGCCGGTGGGCTGCGCGCCCAAGGGGTCGGAAAGCACCTCACGGGCGCGGACCTGTTGGTGTTCGGCCCGCGCGGCCCGATCGACAACACCGTGCGGTACGCCGACGAACCGGCCCGCCACAAGATCCTGGACCTGATCGGCGACCTGGCGCTGTGCGGGTTCGACCTCGCCGGGCACGTGGTGGCGTACCGGTCTGGGCACTCGCTGAACGTGGAACTGGCCCGCGCACTGGCGTGCGCGGCCGCCGGCCCCGAAGCCCGCAAGCCCTCCGGGCGCATAGTCGGCAAGCCGGCCCACCGCGCGGCGTGA
- a CDS encoding OmpH family outer membrane protein, which translates to MKRTWMLLSGLLGVAGTVGLASAQPPAPGAAAPPAGAPAGAPATRPTVAVFNMAGVMRDFGQAKYQVHLLNTRKNEMSKQLLGWRGEYIQIQQDLQKNQNPPDKEQKVQRMLALSRAIEDEDRKINKQLNDDASAIISDLYDKIKMVVDKTAEMNGYHIVFAYPDAVTAEELKSPYIKELKLKPPAAQPFYVAGHADITGIVVKTLNTWYQPKDAQGNVIDVSKLDIPAPAPGSSGLPGGSAQPPAGAQQKP; encoded by the coding sequence GTGAAGAGGACGTGGATGCTCCTGTCGGGGTTGCTCGGGGTCGCGGGCACGGTCGGCCTCGCCAGCGCCCAGCCCCCGGCCCCCGGCGCCGCCGCGCCGCCCGCCGGCGCCCCTGCTGGCGCTCCGGCCACACGGCCGACGGTCGCGGTGTTCAACATGGCCGGAGTCATGCGCGACTTCGGGCAGGCGAAATACCAGGTTCACCTGCTCAACACGCGCAAAAACGAGATGTCCAAGCAGTTGCTCGGCTGGCGCGGCGAGTACATTCAGATCCAGCAGGACCTTCAGAAAAACCAGAACCCGCCGGACAAGGAGCAAAAGGTCCAGCGCATGCTCGCGCTGAGCCGCGCCATTGAGGACGAGGACCGCAAGATCAACAAGCAGCTCAACGACGACGCCAGCGCGATCATTTCGGACCTCTACGACAAGATCAAAATGGTCGTGGACAAGACCGCCGAGATGAACGGCTACCACATCGTGTTCGCCTACCCCGACGCGGTGACCGCCGAAGAGTTGAAGAGCCCGTACATCAAGGAGCTGAAGCTCAAGCCGCCGGCGGCCCAACCGTTCTACGTGGCCGGCCACGCGGACATCACCGGCATCGTGGTCAAGACGCTCAACACGTGGTACCAGCCGAAGGACGCCCAGGGCAACGTGATCGACGTGAGCAAACTCGACATCCCGGCCCCGGCCCCGGGCAGCAGCGGCCTGCCCGGCGGCAGCGCGCAACCGCCGGCCGGCGCGCAACAGAAACCGTAA
- a CDS encoding Gfo/Idh/MocA family protein, with translation MDRLRMAVIGVGHLGQHHARILANMADVDLVGVVDANVEQARAIATKFGTTPFGDIRPLVGKVDAVSVVTPTIHHHAVASTFLKAGVPVLVEKPICRTVAEADELIDLADKAGVPLQVGHIERFNPAFEELVKRPIRAKFVEAERHGPFTGRSVDIGAVLDLMIHDLDLLLALVGGKVMRVSAVGAVVFGGHEDMVNARLEFDNGCIAHVTASRITRHPKRRLRIWAPEGYAGIDFVTRKLALVQQSEEVRKHGLCVESLDPLSRARLKDEVFGRYLQVLNLDGDRKQDQLTAELRHFIDCVRTNTTPRVTGVDGRNALELAERVLDALRVHPWEGTPAGPHGPGGLPTPAGFLFPPIQLARPEAA, from the coding sequence ATGGATCGTTTGCGGATGGCGGTGATCGGCGTCGGACACTTGGGCCAGCACCACGCCCGCATCCTCGCGAACATGGCGGACGTCGATCTGGTCGGCGTTGTCGATGCCAACGTCGAGCAGGCCCGCGCAATCGCCACCAAATTCGGCACCACCCCGTTCGGCGACATCCGACCGCTGGTCGGAAAGGTCGACGCGGTGAGCGTGGTGACCCCCACGATTCACCACCACGCGGTCGCGTCCACGTTCCTGAAGGCCGGGGTGCCGGTCCTGGTGGAAAAGCCGATCTGCCGGACCGTTGCCGAAGCCGACGAACTGATCGACCTGGCGGACAAGGCCGGTGTGCCGCTCCAAGTGGGCCACATCGAGCGGTTCAACCCGGCGTTCGAAGAACTCGTCAAGCGGCCCATCCGCGCCAAGTTCGTCGAAGCCGAACGGCACGGACCGTTCACCGGCCGCTCGGTTGACATCGGCGCCGTGCTCGACCTGATGATCCACGACCTCGACCTGCTCCTCGCCCTCGTCGGCGGGAAGGTGATGCGGGTGTCCGCGGTGGGTGCGGTGGTGTTCGGCGGGCATGAGGACATGGTTAACGCCCGGCTGGAGTTCGACAACGGGTGCATCGCGCACGTGACCGCGAGCCGCATCACCCGCCACCCGAAGCGCCGGCTCCGCATCTGGGCGCCGGAGGGCTACGCGGGCATCGACTTCGTGACCCGCAAGCTCGCCCTGGTGCAGCAGAGCGAAGAGGTGCGCAAGCACGGCCTCTGCGTCGAATCGCTCGACCCCCTGTCCCGGGCGCGCCTCAAGGACGAGGTGTTCGGGCGCTACTTGCAGGTCCTCAACCTCGACGGCGACCGCAAGCAGGACCAGCTCACGGCCGAGCTGCGCCACTTCATCGACTGCGTGCGCACCAACACGACCCCGCGGGTGACCGGGGTCGACGGGCGTAACGCGCTGGAACTCGCCGAGCGCGTGCTCGACGCGCTGCGGGTCCACCCGTGGGAAGGAACCCCGGCCGGCCCGCACGGCCCCGGCGGGTTGCCGACCCCCGCCGGCTTCCTGTTCCCGCCGATTCAGCTCGCACGTCCCGAGGCGGCGTAG